From one Rhizobium lentis genomic stretch:
- a CDS encoding L,D-transpeptidase: protein MKAIDTRRIRSCATHVGLVVLAILAAAGHAAAGGLVPRSLGPRTSAVVAIEKDYAAGTIVIASGNRTLDLVISEGRAIRYKIGVGRDGFRWSGTVKVGRKAEWPDWRPPAEMKARAAGLPDLVPAGPLNPMGARGIYLYKGGTDTLYRIHGTNEQSTVGGFASSGCFRMSNADVIDLYERVKVGSTVIVK from the coding sequence ATGAAGGCGATCGACACCCGGCGCATAAGGTCCTGCGCCACCCATGTCGGCCTGGTGGTTTTGGCAATTCTGGCCGCTGCCGGGCATGCCGCGGCAGGCGGGCTCGTGCCGCGAAGCCTTGGGCCGAGAACCAGCGCCGTGGTGGCAATCGAAAAGGACTACGCGGCGGGGACAATCGTCATCGCCAGCGGGAACCGTACGCTGGATCTCGTCATCTCCGAAGGACGCGCGATCCGTTACAAAATCGGCGTGGGACGAGACGGATTTCGCTGGAGCGGTACCGTCAAGGTTGGACGCAAGGCCGAGTGGCCTGACTGGCGCCCGCCGGCCGAGATGAAGGCGCGCGCGGCCGGACTTCCGGACCTGGTGCCTGCCGGGCCGCTCAATCCAATGGGCGCGCGCGGGATCTATCTCTACAAGGGCGGGACCGACACGCTCTACCGCATTCATGGAACGAACGAGCAGTCGACGGTCGGCGGTTTCGCGTCTTCGGGCTGTTTTCGCATGAGCAATGCCGACGTCATCGACCTCTATGAGAGGGTGAAAGTCGGTTCCACGGTCATTGTAAAATAG
- a CDS encoding CpaF family protein, with product MANSIMGRFYKQLAPESREHLEAVERPSVDAVPNMPAQPGSDGVTAGDEEASLGPDLVSERVNLHRYLLDRINLGILDTLDNEEIATEIRPLVKDYIRTNNFPLNAKEINDLIRDITDEMLGLGPIEPLLADDTIADILINGYNSVYVERSGKLESTAVRFKDEDHLLRVINKIVSAVGRRVDESTPMVDARLKDGSRVNVAIRPISVDGPLVSIRKFTRKPLTMERLVQYGAMAEAMRILLSAAVKGKVSMVISGGTGSGKTTLLNALSSQISPKERLITIEDAAELQLQQPHVGRLETRPPTLDGRNEIRQRELLKNALRMRPDRIIVGEVRGDEAFDMLQAMNTGHEGSMTTIHANTPRDAVGRLEQMVGMAGMPMSQLSIRSQISSAITLIVQVQRLSDGSRKVVSISEITGMEGEVVQMQEIMKFKKIGTDEGGRIHGEFRATGIRPRFVEEFAELGIEIPVAIFDPGKPLQTGPVQ from the coding sequence ATGGCGAACAGCATCATGGGGCGTTTCTACAAGCAACTGGCGCCGGAAAGCCGCGAACATCTGGAGGCGGTGGAACGGCCATCAGTTGACGCAGTTCCGAACATGCCTGCCCAACCGGGCTCTGACGGCGTCACGGCGGGTGACGAAGAGGCTTCGCTCGGGCCGGACCTGGTTTCCGAGCGGGTCAATCTGCACCGCTACCTGCTCGATCGCATCAACCTCGGCATCCTCGACACGCTCGACAACGAGGAGATCGCCACCGAGATCCGGCCGTTGGTCAAGGACTATATCCGGACCAACAACTTTCCGCTGAATGCCAAGGAAATCAATGATCTGATCCGCGACATCACCGACGAGATGCTCGGGCTGGGACCGATCGAGCCGCTGCTGGCCGACGACACGATCGCAGATATTCTCATCAACGGCTACAACAGCGTCTATGTTGAGCGAAGCGGCAAGCTCGAGAGCACCGCCGTGCGGTTCAAGGACGAGGACCATCTCCTTCGGGTCATCAACAAGATCGTCTCGGCGGTTGGCCGCCGCGTCGACGAGTCAACGCCGATGGTTGATGCCCGCCTCAAGGACGGCTCGCGTGTCAACGTCGCCATCAGGCCGATCTCGGTCGATGGGCCGCTCGTTTCCATTCGTAAATTCACGCGCAAGCCGCTGACCATGGAGCGTCTCGTGCAATATGGCGCCATGGCCGAGGCGATGCGCATCCTTCTCAGCGCCGCGGTCAAGGGCAAGGTGTCCATGGTCATTTCAGGCGGCACCGGTTCCGGCAAGACCACCTTGCTCAACGCTCTCTCGTCCCAGATCTCTCCAAAGGAGCGCCTAATCACCATCGAGGATGCGGCCGAGCTTCAACTGCAGCAGCCGCATGTCGGGCGTTTGGAAACCCGACCGCCGACGCTCGACGGACGCAACGAGATCCGGCAACGCGAACTTCTGAAAAACGCCCTGCGCATGCGTCCCGACCGCATCATAGTCGGCGAAGTCCGCGGCGACGAGGCGTTCGACATGCTGCAGGCGATGAATACCGGTCACGAGGGGTCGATGACGACCATTCACGCCAACACGCCCCGCGACGCCGTCGGCCGGCTTGAGCAGATGGTCGGCATGGCCGGGATGCCGATGTCGCAGTTGTCTATTCGCTCGCAGATCTCGTCCGCCATCACCCTGATCGTGCAGGTCCAGCGCCTGAGCGACGGCAGCCGCAAAGTTGTCTCGATTTCCGAGATCACCGGCATGGAGGGCGAAGTCGTGCAGATGCAGGAAATTATGAAATTCAAGAAAATCGGCACCGATGAAGGCGGGCGGATCCACGGAGAGTTCCGCGCCACCGGCATCCGGCCGCGGTTCGTCGAGGAATTTGCCGAGCTCGGGATCGAGATTCCTGTGGCGATTTTTGATCCCGGTAAACCGCTGCAAACGGGGCCTGTTCAATGA
- a CDS encoding type II secretion system F family protein: MTLTLLYAAVFTAALVAVEAIMRGYFKTSERHRAVNHRLRLLEVSDDHRKTYSDMLKERGAGDSWRQIPMMQRLLQFYAQSGIKFDARRFALFAIAGALLTWVVVQFLVPSTLFRIPVFLLIGLLIPALVVWRARARRMKKFELKLPEALDVANRSLAAGHPLPAAIALVAREMPDPIGTEFGLLSDELTYGVTLDDALLNLADRVGVEDLNLLAISLSVQAGTGGNLVEILQNLSKTLRDRTMLKAKVRAISSEGRITAIFMSIYPFLLYAMIKALSPTYFDPVWDSGHGAAVVCVLLAIMAIGNVILYKMVNFEY; the protein is encoded by the coding sequence ATGACCCTCACTCTGCTTTACGCGGCCGTTTTCACCGCGGCCCTTGTTGCTGTCGAAGCGATCATGCGCGGCTACTTCAAGACATCCGAACGCCACCGCGCGGTGAACCATCGGCTGAGGTTGCTCGAGGTCAGCGATGACCATCGTAAGACCTATAGCGATATGCTCAAGGAGCGCGGCGCCGGCGACAGTTGGCGGCAAATCCCGATGATGCAGCGGCTGCTGCAGTTCTACGCCCAGTCGGGGATCAAGTTCGATGCCAGACGGTTTGCTCTCTTCGCGATCGCCGGCGCACTTTTGACGTGGGTGGTCGTTCAGTTCCTCGTGCCGAGTACTCTGTTTAGAATACCCGTCTTTCTCCTGATCGGCCTCCTCATCCCTGCACTCGTCGTCTGGCGCGCCCGGGCGCGCCGCATGAAGAAATTCGAGCTGAAGCTTCCTGAAGCACTCGATGTCGCCAATCGCAGCTTGGCCGCCGGCCACCCGCTGCCGGCGGCGATTGCCTTGGTGGCGCGCGAGATGCCTGATCCGATCGGCACCGAGTTCGGCCTCCTCTCGGACGAACTCACCTACGGCGTGACACTGGATGATGCCCTTCTCAACTTGGCGGACCGGGTCGGAGTCGAGGATCTGAACCTGCTTGCGATATCGCTGAGCGTACAGGCGGGAACCGGCGGAAATCTCGTGGAGATCTTGCAGAACCTTTCGAAGACGCTGCGAGACCGGACGATGCTAAAGGCAAAGGTCAGGGCGATTTCCTCGGAAGGACGCATCACCGCGATCTTCATGTCGATCTATCCGTTTCTGCTCTACGCGATGATCAAGGCGCTGTCGCCGACCTACTTCGATCCCGTCTGGGACAGCGGCCACGGAGCCGCCGTGGTGTGCGTGCTGCTGGCCATCATGGCGATCGGGAATGTCATTCTCTACAAGATGGTCAACTTCGAGTACTGA
- a CDS encoding type II secretion system F family protein has translation MSSEYGIYLIVFFAVLIFSAAASELFFRQREVSVRVSKSSAATGEEFHLGDTTIADLGEAENRLIRRYFEITRRDTNANSTQNRLIRAGYFAAGAVTTFQVVRAVVCIAVVVAAVWVLNRVAPDMSRIATLIIAMFAAGMSFILVNIYIDRRGAAKEREYRRLFPDFMDMLIVCLDAGMSIEAAANRVAREFVAKQQDFGLHLSIMMLEVRGGRRLREALANLATRLRIDEARALSVLFRQSEELGTSVTQTLRVYSKEMRDLRIVRAEEKANALPVKMLLPLGAFLFPVSLIIVLVPIVIRVVSLLIGMKPGG, from the coding sequence ATGTCGAGTGAGTATGGAATTTACCTCATCGTCTTCTTTGCAGTGCTGATATTTTCTGCGGCAGCCTCGGAATTGTTTTTTCGACAGCGCGAGGTCTCGGTTCGGGTGTCGAAGAGCTCGGCGGCAACAGGCGAGGAGTTCCACCTTGGCGATACGACGATTGCCGATCTCGGCGAGGCGGAAAACCGCCTGATCCGCCGCTATTTCGAGATTACGCGACGTGACACGAATGCGAACTCCACCCAGAACCGGCTGATTCGGGCGGGGTATTTCGCTGCCGGCGCCGTGACCACCTTCCAGGTGGTGCGCGCGGTGGTCTGCATCGCGGTGGTGGTCGCGGCGGTCTGGGTCCTCAACCGGGTCGCGCCCGATATGTCGCGCATCGCTACGCTGATCATTGCCATGTTTGCTGCGGGCATGAGTTTTATTCTGGTCAACATCTATATCGACCGGCGTGGCGCCGCCAAGGAGAGGGAGTACCGCCGCCTCTTTCCCGATTTTATGGATATGCTGATCGTCTGCCTCGATGCGGGGATGAGCATTGAGGCAGCGGCGAACCGTGTTGCCCGGGAATTCGTCGCCAAGCAGCAGGACTTCGGCCTGCATCTTTCGATCATGATGCTGGAAGTGCGGGGCGGCCGGCGATTGCGCGAGGCGCTCGCCAACCTTGCCACCCGCCTGAGAATTGACGAGGCCCGGGCGCTTTCCGTTCTGTTCCGCCAATCGGAGGAGCTCGGGACCAGCGTAACGCAGACGCTGCGGGTCTACAGCAAGGAAATGCGCGACCTGCGTATTGTGCGCGCGGAGGAAAAGGCGAACGCCCTGCCGGTCAAGATGCTGCTGCCGCTCGGCGCATTCCTCTTTCCGGTAAGCCTCATCATCGTTCTCGTTCCCATTGTCATCCGTGTCGTCAGTCTTCTCATCGGCATGAAACCCGGCGGTTGA
- a CDS encoding AAA family ATPase, whose protein sequence is MQYSLEQKRTDAIISLDPRMPMAPASIEQAGLDLSFLLRLASKCAAEQDTITASHLAERMKLPKVIVNILIKELVKLAYLEARGLVGEDVRSDIRYALSMKGFEYAHAASRQCQYVGPAPVSLEAFCRQVGLQSIHDERVTPERLTDSLDGLVLSDALVEKLGPALNSGRSILLYGPPGNGKTSIAERTSELFRQTIWVPYAIEVGGHVISFYDEAVHRSISADTESHPKGDQRWIECRRPVIKTGGELTLDQLDLIFNEGPNVYEAPIHLKASGGVFIIDDFGRQQVAPQALINRWIVPLERGYDFLTLHTGKKFKVPFDELVVFSTNIAPKDLSDEAGLRRLKYKIFVNTPSRDEYIRIFKSYASGTGLVVCDPDLNLFYDRKYGGDVLASCYHPKYLLDFVGSYCDFNGIARIASLDMLERAWEGVFTSE, encoded by the coding sequence ATGCAGTATTCGCTCGAACAGAAACGTACCGATGCCATCATTTCCCTCGATCCGCGGATGCCAATGGCACCGGCAAGCATCGAACAAGCCGGACTGGATCTCTCGTTCCTGCTTCGGCTGGCGTCAAAATGTGCGGCCGAGCAGGATACAATCACGGCATCTCATCTGGCTGAGCGCATGAAATTGCCGAAGGTGATCGTCAATATCCTGATCAAGGAACTCGTGAAACTCGCATACCTCGAGGCTCGCGGCCTGGTTGGTGAGGATGTGAGATCCGATATTCGATATGCGCTGTCCATGAAGGGGTTCGAATATGCCCACGCGGCGTCGCGTCAATGCCAATATGTCGGGCCGGCGCCGGTGTCGCTGGAGGCCTTCTGTCGGCAAGTCGGTTTGCAGTCCATCCATGACGAGCGCGTGACCCCAGAGCGGTTGACAGATAGCCTTGACGGGTTGGTGCTCTCAGACGCCCTGGTCGAAAAGCTCGGCCCAGCCCTCAACTCCGGTCGCTCCATCCTGCTTTACGGACCTCCCGGCAACGGCAAGACCAGCATCGCCGAGCGGACGTCGGAACTGTTTCGCCAAACAATCTGGGTGCCCTATGCCATCGAAGTCGGCGGCCATGTCATCAGTTTCTATGATGAAGCAGTGCATCGCTCCATATCGGCTGACACGGAATCCCATCCGAAAGGGGATCAACGATGGATCGAATGTCGCCGGCCGGTGATCAAGACAGGCGGGGAATTGACCCTCGATCAGCTCGATCTGATCTTCAACGAAGGGCCGAATGTCTATGAAGCGCCCATACACTTGAAGGCGTCCGGCGGCGTTTTCATCATCGACGACTTCGGGCGCCAGCAAGTGGCGCCGCAGGCGCTCATCAATCGCTGGATTGTGCCGCTCGAGCGCGGATATGACTTCCTGACGCTGCACACCGGCAAGAAGTTCAAGGTTCCCTTTGACGAGCTCGTCGTATTTTCGACGAATATCGCACCGAAGGACCTTTCCGACGAGGCGGGCTTGCGGCGCCTCAAATACAAGATTTTTGTCAACACGCCGTCGCGCGACGAATATATCAGGATCTTTAAATCCTATGCCAGCGGCACGGGATTGGTTGTCTGTGATCCAGACCTGAACCTGTTTTATGATCGCAAGTACGGCGGCGATGTGCTAGCGTCCTGCTATCATCCCAAATATCTTCTGGATTTCGTCGGTTCTTACTGCGACTTCAACGGCATAGCCAGAATCGCGTCGCTCGATATGCTCGAACGGGCGTGGGAAGGTGTTTTCACGTCGGAATGA
- a CDS encoding tetratricopeptide repeat protein, which yields MLRIRAGTKCIVFLLATGAILAGCQSSGVDGLAAYGDSAKTLEDDSAVAFYKNDELITNGKLQFQEKNYGKSYAIYKRAVDVFPQDPAAWLGLAASADMVARFDTSDRAYQQLSRMIGNTPVYYNNVGYSHLLRGDLRNARRYFLKAYELDPGNEVTARNLELMKNSVKYAQR from the coding sequence ATGTTGCGGATCAGAGCTGGGACCAAATGCATTGTCTTTTTGCTAGCGACCGGAGCGATTTTGGCTGGTTGCCAGTCATCCGGCGTTGATGGTCTGGCTGCTTATGGCGATAGTGCAAAAACCCTCGAGGATGACTCGGCCGTCGCCTTCTATAAGAACGATGAGTTGATAACCAACGGCAAACTGCAGTTTCAGGAAAAGAACTACGGAAAGTCTTATGCGATTTACAAGCGAGCGGTTGACGTTTTTCCGCAGGACCCGGCCGCTTGGCTCGGCTTGGCAGCCTCCGCCGATATGGTCGCCCGCTTCGACACCTCGGACCGCGCCTACCAGCAGCTCTCGCGAATGATCGGCAACACGCCGGTCTACTACAACAATGTCGGATATTCTCACCTATTGCGCGGCGACTTGCGCAATGCCAGGCGGTATTTCCTGAAAGCCTATGAGCTTGACCCCGGAAACGAAGTCACCGCCCGCAATCTCGAATTGATGAAAAACAGCGTTAAGTATGCTCAGCGGTAA
- a CDS encoding ArnT family glycosyltransferase yields MTETSLRDIRWIFVLLAGYFLLQVGVRLATSHSLDLDEAEQVFRSQWLAAGYGPQPPFYNWLQYAVFQFTGVSLAALSVVKNLLLFISYLLYGLTARLILRDKALVAIATLGLLTIPQMVFEMQRDLTHTVAVFFSASIFFYGFIRSLKQPSFASYLIAGVGIGFGLLAKYNFAILPAAALIAALADARLRPRIFDRRLALTAVVALVITLPHLFWLKDNLDFATARTLEKMTASGNASYLMQVAMGASSLALAIISFAGLTVAVFAVVFGRTLRLSLASQSEWTQLLERMMLVFAVGILLLIVFGGAAGIKDRWLVPMLFIVPLYLCLKIEAAGAETERAFRRFMPVVAVIMIGVPATLYGSVASARFTGHYERLNRPYASMLEILRKQAEPAAILAGDSLLAGNLRQDIAGVPVVSVDYPGFKPDLSARRPILLVWLIAHKGENEALPPDMAQWLQANLGVSAPEASVIDVPYFYQRGDDSYRFGYAWVHQPS; encoded by the coding sequence ATGACCGAGACCAGCCTTCGCGACATAAGGTGGATTTTCGTCCTGCTGGCCGGCTATTTCCTGCTTCAGGTCGGCGTACGGCTTGCGACCTCGCATTCGCTCGATCTCGACGAGGCCGAACAGGTCTTCCGCTCACAATGGCTCGCCGCCGGTTACGGCCCGCAGCCGCCTTTCTACAACTGGCTGCAATATGCGGTCTTCCAATTTACAGGCGTCTCGCTTGCCGCCCTGTCCGTCGTAAAGAACCTTCTGCTTTTCATCTCCTATCTGCTCTACGGCCTGACGGCGCGGCTTATCCTGCGTGACAAGGCGCTCGTGGCAATCGCAACACTCGGGCTGCTGACGATCCCGCAGATGGTTTTCGAGATGCAGCGGGACCTGACCCACACGGTTGCGGTCTTCTTTTCGGCCAGCATCTTTTTCTACGGCTTCATCCGCAGCCTGAAGCAACCGAGCTTTGCCTCCTACCTGATCGCCGGTGTCGGCATCGGTTTTGGCCTGCTTGCCAAATATAATTTCGCCATCCTGCCGGCGGCAGCCCTGATTGCCGCGCTGGCGGATGCGCGCCTGCGGCCGCGGATCTTCGACCGAAGGCTGGCGCTCACGGCTGTTGTCGCGCTCGTCATCACCTTGCCGCATCTCTTCTGGCTGAAGGACAATCTCGATTTCGCGACCGCCCGCACGCTGGAGAAGATGACTGCAAGCGGCAATGCGAGCTATCTCATGCAGGTTGCCATGGGTGCCAGCTCGCTTGCCCTCGCCATCATCAGCTTCGCCGGATTGACCGTGGCTGTGTTCGCAGTCGTCTTCGGCAGGACGCTTCGCCTGTCGTTGGCCTCCCAATCGGAATGGACGCAACTCCTCGAGCGGATGATGCTCGTCTTCGCCGTCGGCATCCTACTGTTGATCGTCTTCGGGGGGGCTGCCGGCATAAAGGACCGCTGGCTGGTGCCGATGCTCTTCATCGTGCCGCTTTATCTCTGCCTGAAGATCGAGGCGGCGGGCGCGGAAACCGAGAGGGCTTTCCGGCGTTTCATGCCGGTCGTTGCCGTCATCATGATCGGCGTGCCGGCAACCCTTTACGGCAGTGTGGCGAGCGCGCGCTTCACAGGACACTACGAGCGGCTGAACAGGCCCTATGCCAGCATGCTCGAAATCTTGCGCAAACAGGCCGAACCGGCGGCGATCCTTGCCGGCGACAGCCTGCTTGCCGGCAATCTCAGACAGGATATCGCCGGCGTACCGGTCGTTTCCGTGGATTATCCCGGCTTTAAACCGGATCTCTCCGCTCGGCGGCCGATTCTGCTCGTCTGGCTGATCGCACATAAGGGCGAAAACGAAGCGCTTCCGCCTGATATGGCTCAATGGCTTCAAGCCAATCTCGGCGTATCCGCGCCCGAGGCCTCGGTAATCGACGTGCCCTATTTCTATCAGCGCGGCGACGATAGCTATCGTTTCGGCTATGCCTGGGTTCATCAGCCGAGCTGA
- a CDS encoding glycosyltransferase family 39 protein, whose amino-acid sequence MLERATRTIRTAALLLAAYFVLNITLRLALPHSLELDEAEQSFFSQYLLAGYGPQPPFYNWMQYAVVSVTGMSIGALIVPKNILLFLCYIFYGLAGREALKDQGLAAVGMLALITLPQVSYMAQQDLTHTTALLFASSLFLYGFFRTLERPDLGSYILLGLATGIGLISKYNFALMPVVALIAILPDAKWRRRALDRRILAAIAVALVIVLPHAIWLRSNLEFASSDTLVKMAAGNEPAGAVRIGRGVVAFLVAIIAFAALPVAIFAAAFRRDFFRALSSGSRWTGMMERMMLASLAGILLIVLFTGSTTVRERWLDPFLLVLPIYFLAKMQAAGLDLSAGLRRFRPVVPVLMACVLVALGFRVVGAGQIGTYSRPNVPMADLARDMTRESKPALIIASDTYVGGNMRLQFPDVPVVIPDFPAPGIPAYAASGGPVLIVWRGKRTATAADAVMPERFSSALTAAGIVPQEIGSLSLPYYYGRQGDNFALGYAWVRPEAR is encoded by the coding sequence ATGCTGGAACGCGCGACGAGGACGATCAGAACCGCGGCGCTGCTCCTTGCAGCCTATTTCGTGCTGAACATCACGCTGCGATTGGCGCTTCCGCATTCGCTGGAACTCGACGAGGCCGAGCAGTCCTTCTTCTCGCAATATCTGCTGGCGGGCTACGGCCCGCAGCCGCCCTTCTACAACTGGATGCAATATGCCGTCGTTTCGGTGACCGGCATGTCGATCGGCGCGCTCATTGTCCCGAAGAATATCCTGCTCTTCCTGTGTTATATCTTTTACGGCCTTGCCGGGCGCGAGGCGCTGAAGGATCAGGGGCTTGCCGCCGTCGGCATGCTGGCGCTGATCACCCTGCCCCAGGTCTCCTACATGGCGCAGCAGGATCTAACCCATACGACGGCGCTGCTCTTTGCAAGCTCGCTCTTCCTCTACGGCTTCTTCCGCACGCTCGAGCGGCCCGATCTCGGCAGCTACATCCTGCTCGGGCTTGCGACCGGCATCGGGCTGATCTCGAAATATAATTTCGCGCTGATGCCGGTCGTCGCGCTGATCGCCATCCTGCCCGATGCAAAGTGGAGGCGCAGGGCGCTCGACCGGCGCATCCTGGCGGCGATCGCCGTCGCGCTCGTCATCGTGCTGCCGCATGCGATCTGGCTGCGGAGCAACCTTGAATTCGCCTCCTCCGATACTCTGGTCAAGATGGCGGCCGGCAACGAACCGGCCGGCGCCGTGCGGATCGGCAGGGGCGTTGTCGCCTTTCTCGTCGCCATCATCGCCTTTGCGGCGCTGCCCGTCGCCATTTTCGCCGCCGCCTTCCGCCGGGATTTCTTCCGGGCGCTGTCATCGGGAAGCCGCTGGACCGGAATGATGGAGCGGATGATGCTCGCGAGTCTGGCGGGTATTCTTCTCATCGTGCTGTTTACCGGCTCCACGACGGTGCGTGAACGCTGGCTCGACCCGTTTCTGCTGGTGCTGCCGATCTACTTCCTGGCCAAGATGCAGGCGGCCGGGCTCGACCTTTCCGCCGGACTGCGCCGCTTCCGGCCAGTCGTGCCGGTGCTGATGGCCTGCGTGCTGGTCGCGCTCGGGTTCCGCGTCGTCGGCGCCGGGCAGATCGGAACCTACAGCCGACCGAACGTGCCGATGGCCGATCTCGCACGCGACATGACGCGAGAGTCGAAACCCGCGCTGATCATCGCGTCGGATACCTATGTCGGCGGGAACATGCGGCTGCAATTTCCCGACGTGCCCGTGGTTATCCCGGATTTTCCGGCGCCCGGCATCCCGGCCTATGCGGCATCGGGCGGACCGGTGCTCATTGTCTGGCGCGGAAAAAGAACGGCGACGGCGGCGGATGCCGTCATGCCGGAGCGATTTTCATCGGCGCTGACGGCGGCGGGCATTGTACCGCAGGAGATCGGATCGCTGTCGCTTCCCTATTACTACGGCCGCCAGGGCGACAATTTCGCGCTCGGCTATGCTTGGGTTCGGCCGGAGGCGAGATAG
- a CDS encoding glycosyltransferase family 2 protein, with protein MQTTVEPIRGTNDPVQSLELSLVVPVFNEEESVGPLVERILAAMAQYPNRWELILVDDGSTDATLVNARKFVGREGLALRIVELQRNFGQTAAMQAGIDTARGRLIATMDGDLQNDPRDIPSMVSELERRELDLLVGWRKNRKDGLLLRKIPSWCANYLIGRITGVKLHDYGCSLKIYRASIIKQVKLMGEMHRFIPAWVAGVVPSSRIGEMAVTHHAREHGVSKYGISRTFRVILDLLSVMFFMRYKARPGHFFGSLGLGLGAVAVLILLYLGFDKFIMGNDIGTRPMLMVGVVLLLSSVQMITTGILAEMIARTYYRDDASPNYIVRQIFDDQSQA; from the coding sequence TTGCAGACAACGGTAGAGCCCATTCGCGGCACGAATGATCCGGTACAATCGCTCGAGCTGTCGCTGGTCGTGCCCGTTTTCAACGAAGAGGAAAGCGTCGGGCCGCTGGTCGAGCGTATCCTCGCAGCGATGGCCCAGTATCCCAATCGCTGGGAACTGATCCTCGTCGACGACGGCAGCACGGACGCGACGCTCGTCAACGCCCGCAAGTTCGTCGGCCGCGAGGGGCTGGCGCTCAGGATCGTCGAACTGCAGCGCAATTTCGGCCAGACCGCTGCCATGCAGGCCGGTATCGACACCGCCCGTGGCCGGCTGATCGCGACCATGGACGGCGATCTGCAGAACGACCCGCGGGATATTCCTTCGATGGTCTCCGAGCTCGAGCGGCGCGAACTCGACCTCCTGGTCGGCTGGCGCAAGAACCGCAAGGATGGTCTGCTCCTGCGCAAGATCCCCTCCTGGTGCGCCAATTACCTGATCGGCCGCATCACCGGCGTCAAGCTGCACGACTACGGCTGCAGCCTGAAGATCTACCGGGCCTCGATCATCAAGCAGGTCAAGCTGATGGGCGAGATGCACCGCTTTATCCCGGCCTGGGTCGCCGGCGTCGTCCCGAGCTCGCGCATCGGCGAGATGGCCGTCACGCACCATGCCCGCGAGCACGGGGTTTCGAAATACGGAATTTCGCGCACATTCCGCGTCATCCTCGATCTGCTGTCGGTGATGTTCTTCATGCGCTACAAGGCGCGGCCCGGGCATTTCTTCGGTTCGCTCGGCCTCGGCCTCGGCGCGGTTGCCGTGCTGATCCTGCTCTATCTCGGTTTCGACAAATTCATCATGGGCAACGACATCGGGACACGCCCGATGCTGATGGTCGGTGTCGTGCTCCTGCTGTCGTCGGTGCAGATGATCACCACCGGCATCCTGGCGGAAATGATCGCGCGCACCTATTATCGTGACGACGCCTCCCCGAACTATATCGTGCGGCAGATCTTCGACGATCAAAGCCAAGCGTAA